A part of Trichocoleus sp. FACHB-46 genomic DNA contains:
- a CDS encoding aspartate carbamoyltransferase catalytic subunit: protein MATTAWTRRHVISLIDFFPAEYDTVLQTAASFREVLSRRTKKVPTLQGQVVANLFFEPSTRTRSSFELAAKRLSADTLNFTPGNSSLTKGETILDTAKTYLAMGTDLMVIRHQQAGVPQAIADEMDRLASLVGVLNAGDGQHEHPSQALLDLFTICTLLDPERPRLDLLADKKIAIVGDILHSRVARSNIWSLTASGAEVHLAGPPTLLPQLFADCGKDRAGKLFLHWNLEPALQDADFVMTLRLQKERMTQHLLPSLREYHQQFGITRDRLKLCKPNVKVLHPGPVNRGVEISSDLMDDPEFSLISQQVTSGVAVRMALLYLMGSGKA from the coding sequence ATGGCTACTACAGCTTGGACTCGCCGTCACGTCATTTCTTTGATTGATTTTTTTCCCGCAGAGTACGACACAGTCTTACAAACTGCTGCCAGTTTTCGAGAGGTTTTATCTCGGCGAACCAAGAAAGTTCCAACTCTTCAGGGGCAGGTAGTTGCTAACCTGTTTTTCGAGCCATCTACACGCACTCGGAGTAGTTTTGAGCTCGCGGCCAAACGTTTATCCGCTGATACTCTTAATTTTACTCCGGGAAATTCTTCTTTAACAAAAGGAGAAACGATTCTCGATACGGCCAAAACCTACTTGGCGATGGGTACTGATTTGATGGTGATTCGTCATCAGCAGGCAGGCGTACCCCAAGCGATCGCCGATGAGATGGACCGATTAGCCTCGCTAGTTGGGGTGCTAAATGCCGGAGATGGCCAACATGAGCATCCCTCCCAAGCTCTGCTCGATCTATTCACAATTTGTACCCTGCTTGATCCAGAACGACCCCGCTTAGATTTATTGGCTGACAAAAAAATCGCGATCGTCGGAGATATTTTGCATTCACGGGTGGCGCGATCGAACATCTGGAGCTTAACGGCCAGTGGCGCAGAAGTACATTTGGCTGGACCTCCGACGCTTCTGCCCCAACTGTTTGCTGACTGTGGCAAAGACCGAGCGGGCAAGCTATTTTTGCACTGGAATCTAGAGCCCGCTTTGCAAGATGCTGATTTTGTCATGACGCTACGGCTGCAAAAAGAACGCATGACCCAGCATTTGTTGCCTAGCTTGCGAGAGTACCATCAACAATTCGGCATTACTCGCGATCGCCTCAAGCTCTGCAAGCCAAATGTCAAAGTCCTTCATCCGGGCCCTGTGAACCGGGGGGTAGAAATTAGCTCCGACTTGATGGACGACCCAGAGTTCAGCTTAATTTCGCAACAA
- a CDS encoding PAS domain S-box protein codes for MKAACPDHETERLQSLQQYQILDTESESTFDELTSLAARICSTPVALISLIDRDRQWFKSKVGLSISETPRDLAFCAHAILQNDILVVPNALSDVRFAQNLLVITEPYIRFYAGVPLTTPEGFNLGTLCIIDYVPREINVDQLEALRVLSHQVVAQLELRRQRLSLSQASQLPQASESLGLRTSEDIQTHIQTQLGFVPPFFGPAQTYPQVLENLWHQTQLAYLGNPLSPVFKEKLSAYLSRYCAIPYCMICHSCSLRPLGVEAQEVLALLEAPPPTELEVDDHLTLLSAHPEVLSALSEGDRAVETSLLYCSIFIFLNSEEAEFCRQELRRMLGLEMYQHLIAFIAYVKTCHMWMEAHPEVAYTNDARVLGHFQALLEEAPNLADFFEHYRERVQQEQQNWVKQQAAIVAHKQQEQALRQAAVENLRLARAIAAVTDGVLITDPHQVDNPIIYVNSAFSRMTGYEPEEVIGQNCRFLQGPETDLQEVAKIRQAIAAGKEAQTTLLNYRKDGQPFWSELRISPIFSELGELLYFVGVQTDVTPRKQAEEERRCFLAREQTARAEAEVARERMTNILESITDAFFAVDHEWRFTYINPHAERLLQKAQHQLLGQRLWDEFPEAVDSTFQQQYQLAMTRGVSVEFEGLCPALGAWFEVHAYPTQDGLSVYFQDITARKQAEHKLREQAAFLEVATDAIWVQDLNSEILVWNRGAETLYGWTAAEAIGQPANQFLAKETSLQLETAWQQTLAKGEWYGELHQATHDGPEVVVSSRWTLLRDEQSQPKSILVVNTDITQKKQIEAQFLRAQRMESIGTLAGGIAHDLNNVLAPILMSTQLLERKIKDEQSQRLLNTVELNAKRGADLVRQVLSFARGLEGERTLLQIRHLILEIAKIAKETFPKSIEIYTDIPQELWPVSGDATQLHQVLMNLCVNARDAMNEGGTLSITAENLLIDENYAQMHLDAQAGSYIVVTVSDTGAGIPPEILDRIFEPFFTTKDLGKGTGLGLSTVMGIIKSHGGFVHVSSKLNQETHFKVFLPATEATVPQPIAEASDLPWGRGEQILVVDDEAAIRDITKTSLEAFGYRVLVANDGIEAIALYAQHKDDLSAALVDMMMPSMDGPTTIRTLQKINPQLKTIAVSGLVTSDKLVAAAKAGVKTFLNKPFTAKELLQTLDQLLHT; via the coding sequence ATGAAAGCTGCTTGTCCAGATCATGAGACAGAGAGACTACAGTCTCTTCAGCAATATCAGATTTTGGATACAGAATCTGAATCTACTTTTGATGAACTAACTAGCTTAGCTGCCCGCATTTGCAGTACGCCAGTTGCTCTCATTAGTCTCATTGATCGCGATCGCCAGTGGTTTAAGTCAAAGGTTGGTTTGTCCATCAGCGAAACTCCGCGAGATCTGGCATTTTGCGCTCACGCAATTTTGCAAAATGACATCTTGGTCGTCCCCAACGCTTTGTCAGATGTCCGCTTTGCCCAAAATCTTTTAGTGATTACGGAACCCTATATTCGCTTCTACGCTGGGGTGCCGTTAACGACTCCTGAAGGCTTTAACTTAGGAACGCTTTGTATCATTGATTATGTTCCTAGAGAGATAAATGTTGATCAGCTCGAAGCCCTGCGGGTTCTGAGCCATCAAGTAGTAGCTCAGCTAGAACTCAGACGTCAGCGCTTAAGCCTGAGTCAAGCCAGTCAACTACCGCAGGCAAGCGAATCTCTAGGGTTGCGAACCAGTGAAGACATTCAAACTCATATTCAAACGCAACTAGGCTTTGTACCACCCTTTTTTGGTCCCGCTCAGACCTATCCTCAAGTCCTAGAAAACCTATGGCACCAGACTCAGCTAGCTTATCTAGGTAATCCTTTATCGCCAGTATTCAAAGAAAAGCTCTCTGCCTATCTTTCTCGTTATTGCGCGATTCCTTACTGCATGATCTGCCATAGCTGCTCTTTGCGTCCTTTGGGAGTAGAAGCTCAGGAGGTCCTAGCTTTGTTGGAAGCGCCACCTCCTACGGAGCTAGAGGTAGACGACCACCTCACCTTATTGTCGGCTCATCCCGAAGTGCTGAGTGCTCTATCCGAAGGCGACAGAGCTGTAGAAACAAGTTTGCTGTATTGCTCTATCTTTATTTTTCTCAATTCCGAGGAAGCAGAGTTTTGTCGGCAGGAGCTACGTCGGATGTTAGGGCTGGAAATGTACCAGCACTTAATTGCCTTTATCGCCTATGTCAAAACCTGCCACATGTGGATGGAGGCCCATCCTGAGGTGGCTTATACCAATGATGCGCGGGTTTTGGGGCATTTTCAGGCTTTATTAGAAGAAGCGCCTAACTTAGCAGATTTCTTTGAGCACTACCGAGAACGGGTGCAACAAGAACAACAAAATTGGGTAAAGCAGCAAGCGGCGATCGTGGCTCATAAGCAGCAGGAACAAGCTCTACGCCAAGCAGCGGTAGAAAATTTGCGTTTAGCTAGGGCGATCGCGGCGGTGACTGATGGAGTACTGATTACTGACCCGCATCAAGTAGACAATCCGATCATTTATGTCAACTCTGCTTTCAGTCGCATGACGGGGTATGAACCCGAAGAAGTGATAGGCCAGAACTGTCGGTTTTTGCAAGGTCCAGAGACTGACTTGCAAGAGGTGGCAAAAATTCGTCAGGCGATCGCAGCAGGTAAAGAAGCGCAGACTACTTTGTTGAACTATCGCAAAGATGGACAGCCCTTCTGGAGCGAACTCCGCATCTCGCCCATTTTCTCGGAGTTAGGAGAACTGCTTTACTTCGTGGGGGTTCAAACGGATGTAACACCACGTAAGCAAGCGGAAGAAGAGCGGCGTTGCTTCTTGGCCCGCGAGCAGACAGCGCGAGCAGAGGCAGAAGTAGCGCGTGAGCGAATGACGAATATTTTAGAGAGCATTACAGATGCCTTCTTCGCCGTCGATCATGAGTGGCGATTTACTTACATCAACCCGCACGCAGAACGCTTATTGCAAAAGGCTCAACACCAACTATTAGGGCAACGCTTGTGGGATGAGTTTCCTGAAGCCGTTGATTCAACCTTTCAACAGCAGTATCAGCTAGCAATGACGAGGGGAGTGAGTGTTGAGTTTGAGGGACTCTGCCCCGCTCTAGGGGCATGGTTTGAGGTGCATGCCTACCCGACTCAAGATGGTTTGTCGGTCTATTTCCAGGACATCACCGCCCGAAAACAAGCCGAGCACAAACTCCGAGAACAAGCAGCATTTCTAGAAGTTGCAACCGATGCCATTTGGGTGCAAGACCTCAACAGTGAAATTTTGGTCTGGAACCGAGGTGCTGAGACTCTGTACGGTTGGACAGCGGCAGAAGCGATAGGGCAACCTGCCAACCAGTTCTTGGCTAAAGAGACTTCCTTGCAGCTAGAAACAGCTTGGCAGCAAACTCTAGCGAAGGGGGAGTGGTATGGCGAGCTACACCAGGCTACCCACGATGGCCCCGAGGTCGTGGTGTCTAGCCGCTGGACTTTATTGCGAGATGAGCAAAGTCAGCCTAAATCGATTCTGGTCGTGAATACCGATATCACTCAGAAGAAGCAAATCGAGGCTCAGTTTCTCCGAGCGCAGCGCATGGAGAGTATCGGCACCTTGGCAGGCGGTATTGCTCATGACTTGAACAATGTGTTGGCTCCGATTTTGATGTCTACTCAATTGTTAGAGCGCAAAATCAAAGATGAACAAAGCCAACGCTTACTGAACACCGTTGAGTTGAATGCTAAACGAGGAGCGGATTTAGTTAGACAAGTTCTATCCTTTGCGCGGGGATTAGAAGGAGAAAGAACTTTACTCCAAATTAGGCATTTAATTCTAGAGATCGCCAAGATCGCCAAAGAGACATTTCCCAAGTCGATTGAGATCTACACAGATATTCCGCAGGAATTGTGGCCAGTTTCGGGAGATGCTACTCAGCTCCACCAAGTACTGATGAATCTCTGCGTGAATGCTAGAGATGCCATGAATGAGGGAGGCACGCTGAGCATCACGGCTGAGAATTTGCTGATTGATGAAAATTATGCTCAGATGCACCTTGATGCTCAAGCAGGCTCCTATATTGTTGTGACGGTATCGGATACAGGAGCCGGAATTCCACCAGAAATTCTCGATCGCATTTTTGAACCCTTCTTTACTACCAAAGACTTAGGCAAGGGTACAGGTTTAGGGCTGTCAACGGTGATGGGAATTATTAAGAGTCATGGGGGCTTTGTGCATGTCTCTAGCAAACTCAATCAAGAAACTCACTTTAAGGTGTTCTTGCCAGCCACAGAAGCGACGGTACCCCAACCGATAGCTGAAGCCTCAGACCTACCTTGGGGCAGGGGTGAGCAAATTTTGGTGGTGGATGACGAAGCAGCAATTCGGGATATTACCAAAACTTCGCTAGAGGCGTTTGGTTACCGAGTATTGGTGGCTAATGACGGCATTGAGGCGATCGCTCTCTATGCTCAACACAAGGATGACCTCAGCGCTGCTTTAGTAGACATGATGATGCCCTCTATGGACGGTCCCACCACCATCCGGACTCTCCAGAAGATTAACCCCCAGCTAAAAACCATCGCGGTGAGCGGTTTGGTAACCAGCGATAAGTTAGTTGCGGCAGCCAAGGCTGGGGTTAAAACCTTTTTAAACAAACCCTTTACTGCTAAAGAGCTACTCCAAACCCTCGATCAGTTGTTGCATACCTAA
- the mgtE gene encoding magnesium transporter, with protein MLTQENRALLSDIADLNQLKSELNQLPAVDVGDYIVELPPERRAIAFRLLRKDQATDVFEYLPSEVQEELINSMHGTQVCQIVESMRPDDRAELFDELPAGVVKRLLQQLSPTERQATATILGYPEGTAGRVMTTEYVRLRQGLTVEEAIRKIRLTDQDKETIYYAYVTDNNRKLVQVVSLRQLLFSLPNVLIQDIASDRVLKARTEMPQEEVAQLMKRYDLLAVPVVDREDRLVGIVTIDDVVDILEEEATEDIQKLAGVSGGDEAALSAPHVTIRKRLPWLMGNIVLYVGAASAIAPFQKTIALVPVLAVIMPILSNASGNVAIQALSVTVRGLGVGEVTPDDTLQILRKEVLAGLGTAVGLGLSLSLLSLIWSPPDERWVALVAGTVMAINVFIAASLGTVLPMGLKRLNLDPALISGPLLTTLLDAVGFLTFLTLISIALQVFK; from the coding sequence ATGCTAACTCAGGAAAACCGTGCCTTGCTGTCCGATATTGCGGACTTAAACCAGCTCAAGTCTGAGCTGAATCAATTACCTGCTGTGGATGTGGGGGACTACATTGTTGAACTCCCGCCAGAGCGGCGAGCGATCGCGTTTCGGTTGCTGAGGAAAGATCAAGCCACCGATGTTTTTGAATATCTCCCCTCTGAAGTGCAGGAAGAATTGATTAATTCCATGCACGGTACCCAGGTCTGTCAGATCGTTGAGTCGATGCGACCCGACGATCGAGCCGAGTTATTTGACGAGTTGCCTGCTGGCGTGGTCAAGCGGCTCTTGCAACAGCTCAGCCCTACGGAACGCCAAGCAACAGCGACAATTCTAGGCTATCCCGAAGGCACTGCTGGACGGGTGATGACCACCGAGTATGTGCGGTTACGCCAAGGATTAACCGTCGAAGAAGCCATTCGCAAAATCCGCCTGACTGACCAAGACAAAGAAACGATTTACTACGCTTATGTGACTGACAACAACCGCAAACTGGTGCAGGTTGTGTCACTGCGCCAACTTCTCTTTTCACTGCCCAATGTCCTAATTCAGGATATTGCTAGCGATCGCGTCCTCAAAGCTCGCACCGAAATGCCTCAAGAAGAAGTGGCGCAGTTGATGAAGCGCTATGACCTGCTGGCTGTGCCTGTAGTCGATCGAGAAGACCGCTTAGTAGGCATTGTCACAATTGACGATGTGGTCGATATTTTGGAAGAAGAAGCCACAGAAGATATTCAAAAGCTGGCAGGGGTAAGTGGTGGAGACGAAGCAGCTTTGTCGGCTCCCCATGTCACAATTCGCAAGCGCTTGCCTTGGTTAATGGGCAACATTGTGCTTTACGTAGGTGCAGCCAGTGCGATCGCTCCTTTCCAAAAGACGATTGCTCTGGTGCCTGTTCTAGCTGTGATTATGCCAATTTTGTCTAACGCTAGCGGCAACGTAGCGATTCAAGCTTTATCGGTTACCGTTCGAGGTTTAGGGGTGGGTGAGGTCACACCAGATGACACATTGCAAATTCTACGCAAAGAAGTTTTAGCTGGCTTGGGCACTGCTGTAGGCTTAGGTCTATCCCTCAGCCTCCTCTCCCTGATTTGGTCTCCCCCAGATGAACGCTGGGTGGCTTTGGTGGCAGGAACGGTAATGGCGATTAATGTCTTCATTGCTGCCAGCTTAGGAACAGTGCTGCCAATGGGCTTGAAACGGCTAAATCTAGATCCCGCCTTGATCAGTGGGCCACTGCTTACTACCCTGCTAGATGCAGTCGGCTTTCTCACCTTCCTGACCCTGATTTCCATCGCTCTACAAGTTTTCAAGTAA
- a CDS encoding DUF6679 family protein: MLHRKIYQLCSDGREVWIFLRDQQRWIERARILDIEGDLVTLRYETEEEDEMCSWEEMVRLESIGAVTQKLATVPRGDVEPLVSDDCPEAEQIRNHPDSNPD, encoded by the coding sequence ATGCTACACCGCAAGATCTATCAGCTCTGTTCAGATGGTCGCGAAGTCTGGATCTTCTTGCGGGACCAGCAGCGCTGGATTGAACGCGCACGCATTCTTGACATTGAGGGAGATTTAGTTACGCTTCGCTACGAAACTGAAGAAGAGGATGAAATGTGCTCCTGGGAGGAGATGGTGCGGCTAGAAAGCATCGGTGCTGTGACCCAGAAGCTAGCCACAGTCCCCAGAGGCGATGTTGAACCTTTAGTTTCCGATGACTGTCCTGAAGCAGAGCAAATTCGTAATCACCCTGATTCCAACCCAGACTAA
- a CDS encoding alpha/beta fold hydrolase has protein sequence MQEVKSQICFLTPRRLNPHHSLFVFLPGMDGTGQLLRSQTSGLETSFDIRCLAIPPDDLTNWDVLATKVINLIQEEIAKQEQPRAVYLCGESFGGCLALRVATQAPHLFDRLVLVNPASSFKRRPWIQWGSSLTRWLPETWYQISSVGLLPFLASFGRILPEDRQALLTAVQSVPQKTSIWRLSLLNEFDIADDQLRCLTQPVLLLASAADRLLPSLAEAERLAAVLPNVTTVVLPDSGHACLLEANVNLYEIMRQHNFLMYQDDLTLSASISGLGVQS, from the coding sequence ATGCAGGAAGTCAAGAGCCAAATCTGTTTTCTCACGCCCAGACGGCTGAATCCTCACCATTCCCTGTTTGTGTTCCTACCGGGTATGGATGGGACTGGGCAACTTTTGCGATCGCAGACTTCAGGGCTAGAAACCAGCTTTGATATCCGCTGCTTAGCCATTCCTCCCGATGATCTAACTAACTGGGATGTCTTAGCCACCAAAGTCATCAATTTGATTCAAGAAGAAATTGCCAAACAGGAGCAACCACGGGCGGTCTACCTCTGCGGTGAGTCCTTCGGTGGCTGTCTAGCGCTTCGAGTTGCCACTCAAGCTCCTCACCTTTTTGATCGGCTCGTGCTCGTCAATCCAGCTTCGTCCTTTAAACGGCGGCCTTGGATTCAGTGGGGTTCATCTTTGACTCGTTGGTTGCCAGAAACTTGGTACCAAATCTCATCGGTAGGATTGCTGCCGTTTCTAGCATCCTTTGGGCGCATACTACCGGAAGATCGCCAAGCGCTGCTCACAGCGGTGCAGTCAGTCCCGCAAAAAACTTCCATCTGGCGTCTCTCTCTGCTCAATGAGTTTGACATTGCCGATGACCAACTGCGTTGTCTCACACAACCTGTTTTACTCTTAGCCAGTGCCGCCGATCGCCTGCTACCTTCCTTAGCCGAGGCAGAGCGCTTAGCAGCAGTTTTGCCAAACGTCACAACGGTGGTTCTGCCCGATAGTGGTCACGCCTGCCTCTTAGAAGCAAATGTCAATCTTTACGAGATTATGCGTCAGCATAATTTTTTGATGTATCAAGATGACCTGACTTTATCAGCCTCTATTTCAGGTTTGGGTGTGCAGTCCTAA
- a CDS encoding MBL fold metallo-hydrolase, with protein sequence MVELECLPYGAGQAGEGICLLVRMGPYRILLDCGLQDVSPLVVDAARSLPADLVLCTHAHLDHARGLLALHQAFPQLPIYASEVTTELLPFNWPELDPAQIPPFCQALPWRSPIEFQEGLTAELWPAGHLPGAAAFLLTYTTPQRTYTVFYTGDCFLSNSRLVEGFPLEELRGLRPDVLIVEGSYGTSRHPRRRQQENQLAERVSQAITEGYSVLLPTPTLGLGQELLMLLRSHHHFTGRDLNIWVSGTVAAACDAYIQLLPHLPTTVQNFAQHQPLFWDERVRPRVRRLHADPIGTAEELRTRDLQPPCIILTDATADLSQYCRPGNGPWLLMLPQQLVTIHSSSDEPSLAERSQRHRQLVLSQSRTVEKKLQAEIRAGRLAVETYLLADHCDGPGTTQLIHNLRPQHVVFVHSSPTYLSDLTSLDELHNRYHLHSPASGTVVELPVGETFLQPAAPETSYEGELTELGTVVTITLPDAITVDTRWHNFADTGLIEARWQGEELVLRGLPQWELLTQGSDRPAPVTLDCCGNCQHYRGQRCWNQTSPLFDFKVAPEGYCPVFEPIHPESPSSISPLSNTLTGDLEGPNSDDEPELN encoded by the coding sequence GTGGTTGAGCTGGAATGTTTGCCCTATGGTGCTGGTCAAGCAGGTGAAGGCATCTGCTTACTAGTACGGATGGGACCTTATCGGATTTTGTTAGATTGCGGTCTGCAAGATGTTTCGCCTCTGGTCGTAGATGCCGCTCGCTCGCTGCCTGCCGATTTGGTTTTATGCACACATGCCCACCTAGACCATGCCAGAGGTCTCTTGGCGCTGCACCAGGCGTTTCCACAACTTCCTATCTATGCTAGCGAAGTTACCACCGAATTGTTGCCTTTTAACTGGCCAGAGCTAGATCCAGCTCAGATTCCGCCTTTCTGCCAAGCCTTGCCGTGGCGATCGCCGATTGAGTTTCAAGAAGGGTTGACGGCTGAGTTATGGCCCGCAGGTCATCTTCCAGGGGCCGCAGCATTCTTACTCACCTACACCACACCGCAGCGTACCTACACGGTTTTTTACACAGGAGACTGCTTCCTCTCTAATTCTCGCTTGGTTGAGGGGTTTCCACTGGAAGAGTTACGGGGGTTGCGGCCTGACGTGTTGATTGTCGAAGGCAGTTATGGAACTTCGCGGCATCCACGTCGCCGTCAGCAAGAAAATCAATTAGCCGAACGAGTCAGCCAAGCTATTACAGAGGGCTATTCTGTCTTGCTGCCTACGCCTACTTTAGGTTTAGGGCAAGAGTTATTAATGTTGCTGCGGAGCCATCACCACTTCACGGGGCGTGACCTCAATATCTGGGTTAGTGGCACTGTGGCAGCTGCTTGTGATGCTTATATTCAATTGCTGCCCCATCTACCTACGACAGTGCAGAATTTTGCTCAACATCAACCTTTGTTTTGGGATGAGCGAGTTCGTCCACGAGTAAGACGGCTGCACGCCGACCCTATCGGCACCGCTGAGGAGTTGAGAACCAGGGATTTACAACCTCCTTGTATTATTCTCACCGATGCAACTGCCGACTTGAGCCAGTACTGCCGTCCTGGAAATGGGCCTTGGCTGCTAATGCTGCCCCAGCAGTTAGTCACAATTCACTCATCCTCGGACGAGCCATCCTTAGCTGAGCGATCGCAGCGTCATCGTCAATTGGTATTGTCGCAGTCGAGGACCGTTGAGAAGAAGCTGCAAGCCGAGATCCGAGCGGGTCGCCTAGCCGTAGAAACCTACCTGCTCGCTGACCACTGCGATGGACCAGGCACTACCCAACTGATTCACAATTTACGGCCTCAGCATGTAGTGTTTGTACACAGTTCTCCTACCTACTTGTCTGATCTGACTAGTCTGGATGAGCTGCATAACCGCTATCACCTGCATTCCCCCGCATCGGGTACGGTAGTCGAGTTACCAGTCGGCGAAACGTTTTTGCAACCTGCCGCACCTGAAACCAGTTACGAGGGTGAGCTAACCGAGCTAGGCACTGTAGTCACTATTACGCTACCTGATGCCATCACGGTGGATACTCGATGGCACAATTTTGCCGATACGGGTCTGATTGAAGCTCGTTGGCAGGGGGAGGAACTCGTGCTACGTGGTTTGCCTCAATGGGAGCTACTGACCCAAGGTAGCGATCGCCCTGCTCCAGTGACGCTAGATTGTTGTGGCAACTGTCAGCACTACCGAGGTCAGCGGTGTTGGAATCAAACTTCGCCTCTGTTCGACTTCAAAGTTGCCCCTGAAGGGTACTGCCCTGTTTTTGAACCCATTCACCCTGAGTCCCCTAGCTCCATCTCGCCTCTGAGCAACACCTTGACAGGAGATCTAGAAGGGCCAAACAGTGACGACGAACCAGAACTTAACTAA
- a CDS encoding DNA-3-methyladenine glycosylase produces the protein MTKLDGIVEQTNQDLSDRNIFDTISPSSISTAQFIQPAWLARPSTEVAPDLLGCTLVRQTADGTVLRGLIVETEAYAPGDPACHAYRRQTTRNSVMFGPAGLSYVYLIYGMYHCLNVVTDLDGIPSAVLIRALQLDAMPPGTDPLKERKLDRVAAGPGKLCRAFQIDLSLTALPFALGQPLWLEHRQPNWQEDFEQGAIALVQTTRIGLTQGIDLPWRWYVKQCPAVSKP, from the coding sequence GTGACCAAACTTGACGGCATTGTAGAACAAACCAATCAAGATCTTAGCGATCGCAACATTTTTGACACAATCTCCCCGAGTTCGATTTCCACTGCCCAGTTTATTCAGCCCGCTTGGCTGGCTCGTCCTTCTACAGAGGTAGCCCCCGATCTCTTAGGCTGCACCTTGGTTAGACAAACTGCGGATGGTACCGTGTTGCGTGGCTTGATTGTAGAAACAGAGGCCTATGCACCCGGAGATCCTGCTTGCCATGCCTACCGACGGCAGACCACTCGGAATTCTGTGATGTTTGGTCCCGCAGGGCTGAGCTATGTTTATCTGATTTACGGCATGTATCACTGTCTGAATGTGGTCACTGATCTTGATGGCATCCCTAGTGCTGTCTTGATTCGGGCTTTGCAGTTGGATGCTATGCCTCCGGGAACCGACCCCCTCAAAGAACGCAAACTAGACCGAGTAGCCGCCGGACCCGGAAAACTTTGCCGTGCCTTCCAAATTGACTTAAGTTTGACGGCTTTGCCATTCGCCCTAGGCCAACCCCTCTGGCTGGAGCATCGTCAACCCAACTGGCAAGAGGATTTCGAGCAAGGGGCGATCGCGTTGGTACAAACCACCCGGATTGGTTTAACTCAAGGGATTGATCTTCCTTGGCGCTGGTATGTCAAACAGTGTCCTGCGGTTTCTAAGCCCTAG
- a CDS encoding 1-acyl-sn-glycerol-3-phosphate acyltransferase: protein MSSDSPLQISRWLLTALGTRMFLYHENLVPRNSAVLVVSNHRSFMDAPILMAAVNRPIRFACHHYMDQVPVMREIVKLLGCFPLDSLEHRQQSFFRQASQLLQSPQMIGVFPEGGEPMVQATHPQKTGEFHRGFAHLALRAPIQNLAVLPVAIASCEESNGAGVPLKLLSLIDPSEPLFDQNGWHPLVIYHRVNVFIGRPHWVKTSERQHYRGKDAKTVVADLTNYCHAEIDQLLAQGCY from the coding sequence ATGTCTTCAGATAGCCCACTGCAAATTTCTCGCTGGCTGCTAACTGCCTTAGGAACTCGCATGTTTCTCTACCATGAGAATTTGGTTCCTCGGAATAGCGCTGTTTTGGTAGTGAGCAACCACCGCAGTTTTATGGATGCTCCGATCCTGATGGCCGCAGTTAATCGCCCCATTCGGTTTGCCTGCCATCACTATATGGACCAAGTGCCAGTGATGCGGGAGATCGTCAAACTATTAGGCTGTTTTCCTTTAGATTCGCTGGAACATCGACAACAGAGTTTCTTCCGGCAGGCTAGTCAACTACTCCAGTCCCCTCAAATGATTGGTGTGTTTCCTGAAGGAGGAGAGCCTATGGTGCAAGCGACTCATCCTCAAAAAACTGGAGAGTTCCATCGAGGCTTTGCTCACCTGGCTTTGCGGGCTCCGATTCAGAATTTGGCCGTGTTGCCTGTCGCGATCGCCTCCTGCGAGGAAAGCAATGGTGCCGGGGTCCCGCTGAAATTATTAAGCCTAATCGATCCGTCAGAGCCTTTATTTGACCAAAATGGTTGGCATCCTTTGGTAATCTACCATCGGGTCAATGTGTTCATTGGTCGGCCACACTGGGTCAAAACCTCTGAACGCCAACATTACCGAGGCAAGGATGCCAAAACAGTTGTCGCTGACTTAACCAACTACTGTCACGCCGAAATTGACCAGTTACTTGCTCAAGGCTGCTATTAG